GCGGAGCTGTCAGCAACCGGATCTCTGCCAGTGCAGGCTGCCCTTCGCTGATCAGTATGCGGAAAGCTTTTCCGGTTGCGGCGTTAAAGGAAACCGCTACCGGCGCAAAAGGTTTGAAACCCACATTGGGCTGAGGATTACTGCGATCCACTTCAAAGGTTTTCACCGGTTGCCAGTTATCGCCCTGCTTTACCTGTAGTTCGAACCGGGCTTTGAAAGGCCTGGCAGCCGGGTAAATGATCAGGCTTCTGGCGGTGAAGTTTTCTTTTACGGTGAAGTTGATATCGACGGCTGCCTGTTTATCGGCTGGTGCAGACAGGGTTGCTTCCTTCTCCGTATTTCCGTCCACCAGTGCGTGGATATCGGTAAATGCTGCGCCGGAAGTTATCTCCGGTTGATGTTTACCTATATCATCTCCATCAGCAACAGGCTCCGGGAAGGCAATTACCGCCACACGCTGGAAATCCGCTGGTGGCGCAGGTAACGCCTGATTATATTTTACGGGGCCTTTCACCACAAATTCCTGCCCGGCGAGATAGCGCATAGATTGTGACGGTTTAATCCATGGGCCGCCACTCTGGCTCCAGCCGGGGCTGTTGAATAAACCTATGTCAACTCCCTTTTCCGAGGCCTTGCTGATGGCTGCACGGGTAACGCGCCACCATTCGTCGGAAAATAGTTTCACGTTTCCATAAGGCACTTCTTCTTTCGGGTACCCGATATTCCCTATGAAAGCGCGGCCAATGCCAATTTCAGCCATCGCTTCAATATCTTTCTTCACTCCTTCCTGCGATATATTATCGCTCATCCAATACCAGTAAACACTTGGCTTTACGCTATCGGGCGGTATAACGAAACCGTTTCTGAATGGCTGTTCCTGGGCGCGGGCTATCATAGCCGCTGCCAGCAGGCATGTTACGCCAACGACTTTCTTTGTGATCAGATAACTCATGTGGAATGTATTGTATATTCAGCGGCAAGGGCGCGTGAAAAATTCGTTGGTACGTATCAGTTATACAGGTTGCCGCTTACAGCGTAGCGCTGTGAGTGGCAGCATAATATTTCAGTGCTATAAGATCATTGGGCATGGGCTTGCTGTTCCATACGTGATGTACTGCCAGCGCCGCTCCCATGGCGGTTGCCTGCGCCATGGAGGCAGCAAATATTTCTATATCCGGGAACATAGCGGCCAGCAGATTCATATAGATGGCATTTTTGCTGAATCCACCGTCAACGAATATACGTTTAACCGCAGCTCCTTTCAATACCCGGCTGGTAGCAATATATTGCTGCGTGGCAATATCCAGCATCAGCTGGTGATAGGCTTCGGTATCGTTGGCGAAAGAGGCCAGATCCCGCTGTCCGAACGGCGAGCTTTGCAGCTGCTTCTCCTGCTGTTGCCATGCAACCTCCTTTTTATTCCGCTCCTGGAGCTGTCTGATCAGCGCTTCATCATATTCAATGTTACGGTATTTACCGGTGTGCTGATGAAAATGATCGGCTATTCTTTTTACCTGCTGTTCATGTTCGTAGCCGGCAAATAAGCGGGAAGCTTTTACCGGTTTACCATGAAACGACAAATAGCAAAGGCAGTCGGCTTCCAGCTCTTCATTCGACAGCGGCGTGTCATTGAATGGATTCAGGCTGATGCACCAGGTACCGGTGGAGATCAATACAAATGGTTCGTGGAAATTAACCAGGTATGGAATCAGCGCGGCGGAGCTGTCGTGCAGCCCGGTGCCAACAGAGTAGTTATTCCCGGGGAATGCCGCTGGTACTACTTCCGCTGCAGAAGAAAGAGGCGCCAGCTTTTCCAGCACCCCTTCCCTTATTACCCACGTATGATAACTGTTTTTTTGAAAGTCCCATAAATTAGTATGACAGCCAATGCTCGTGATGTCCGAGCATGCCACGCCCGACAGCAGGTAGCTCATATACTGCGGCAGATGTAGTGAATACCTGATCTGTTCAAATATATCCGGGCGTTCATACTTCAGCCGATAGAGCTGCATACCGGAGTTAAGGCTACCCAGTACAGGTGATGCTGTTTGTACGGAGAAAGCTGTTTTCCCTCCGTAGGTATTATAGAATTGCTCGCTGAGCGTTTCCGGATATTCCTTGAGATAATTGTAAAGCGGTGTCAGTGGCCGTCCATCTTCATCAATATGTACCAGGCTGGCGCCATAGGCGGAGAAGTTGATTGCTTTTACAGCAACATCTTTCCGTCTGAATACTTCTCTTAATGAGTCGAACACCGATAGCCGGAGGCTTTCCAGGTTCTCACAGGTATCTCCATCTTCATCTATTGTTTCTGTGAAGCGGGCAGTTCGTTCAAAAATAATCCGGTACTGTTCATCAAACAGGAACAGTTTCTTGTTGGTTTTACCAACATCAAAAACAGCTATAACGGGAATTTCACTCATGATGTTCTTTTAATTACAAACCGGTAGCGAAGGTTTTCATACCTCGTTCCCGGATAAGGTGCTCCCGTACTTTTTCGGAGCGGTAAACAGCCAGTGGGTTCAATGCACCACCTGCCTGTATTCTTGCAGCGGCTACAAGTGGCCGTACATCGGTGCGGAATGCCTGTTGCAGCACTTCCTGTGCAGTCACAACATCGTTCTGCTGCTGTGCGGCGTATAGTTTTTTACGATCTACCAGCAGGGCCTGCGCATATGCGATCATGATAGCTTCAACAGATTGTAGCAGGTCTTCCAGCGGATCTTTCACATTATGCGACGCATCGATCATCCAGCCGAGGCCGGTAGCGTGGTTTAAGCCCCGTGCATCCATGCCATCTATCAGTTCGTTGAAGATGAGGAACAATTGATAGGGCTTGACGCTGCCTACCGTCAGATCGTCGTCACCGTACTTGGAATCATTGAAATGGAAACCTCCCAGCTTACCTTCCATCAGCAGCAATGCAACGATCTGTTCGATGTTGGCATTGGGCAGGTGATGTCCCAGATCTACCAGGGTATAGGCTTTGGGCCCAAGTTTGGAGGTAAAGAGGAGTGATTGTCCCCAATCGCCTACGGTAGTAGAATAAAAGTTAGGTTCTGCTGCTTTGTATTCCACGAACATTTTCCAGTGTTCGGGTAAGGCCGCATATATTTCTTCCAGGCTTTCCAGCGTATGCTGGAAGGCCTGGCGGAAATTGAGCTGGCCCGGGAAACAGGAGCCATCTGCCAGCCATACGGTCAGGGCATCAGAGCCGAGTGCAATACCATGACGGATGACTTCTATATTATGTTCGATCGCCTGCTGCCGTATCTCTTTTTTCACATGCTGCAGCGAGCCGAACTTATAGCTGAGTGGTTGTCCGGGTTGATCCTGGAATGTATTGGAGTTCATCGCATCGAAGCGGAGTCCGTGTTGGGCGGCTACTGCTTTGATATGAGCGGGGCTCGACGGAATATCCCAGGGGATATGCAGTGAGATGGCGCCGCTCGACTGGTTCAGTTGATGCAGCAGGCCTATGTCCTCGATTTTTTCTTCGAGGCTGCGGGGCTCACCACCGCCGGGAAAACGGCCGAAGCGGGTACCGCCGGTTCCCAGTGCCCAGCTGGGAATGCCCACCTGGAATGCGATCAGCTTTTCCAGTATTTCGGGTACATGCTTTATTTCTCCGGAAAGGAATTCAAAAGCATGTTGGTGTGCGGCCAGCCCGGCGTTATTATGTTCATCTATTTTATACTTCTCTATACGCATAGTGGTTGTTTTAGCAAGACATAAAATACGGTATTTATCT
The genomic region above belongs to Chitinophaga sp. 180180018-3 and contains:
- a CDS encoding FGGY family carbohydrate kinase, with protein sequence MSEIPVIAVFDVGKTNKKLFLFDEQYRIIFERTARFTETIDEDGDTCENLESLRLSVFDSLREVFRRKDVAVKAINFSAYGASLVHIDEDGRPLTPLYNYLKEYPETLSEQFYNTYGGKTAFSVQTASPVLGSLNSGMQLYRLKYERPDIFEQIRYSLHLPQYMSYLLSGVACSDITSIGCHTNLWDFQKNSYHTWVIREGVLEKLAPLSSAAEVVPAAFPGNNYSVGTGLHDSSAALIPYLVNFHEPFVLISTGTWCISLNPFNDTPLSNEELEADCLCYLSFHGKPVKASRLFAGYEHEQQVKRIADHFHQHTGKYRNIEYDEALIRQLQERNKKEVAWQQQEKQLQSSPFGQRDLASFANDTEAYHQLMLDIATQQYIATSRVLKGAAVKRIFVDGGFSKNAIYMNLLAAMFPDIEIFAASMAQATAMGAALAVHHVWNSKPMPNDLIALKYYAATHSATL
- a CDS encoding sugar isomerase, coding for MRIEKYKIDEHNNAGLAAHQHAFEFLSGEIKHVPEILEKLIAFQVGIPSWALGTGGTRFGRFPGGGEPRSLEEKIEDIGLLHQLNQSSGAISLHIPWDIPSSPAHIKAVAAQHGLRFDAMNSNTFQDQPGQPLSYKFGSLQHVKKEIRQQAIEHNIEVIRHGIALGSDALTVWLADGSCFPGQLNFRQAFQHTLESLEEIYAALPEHWKMFVEYKAAEPNFYSTTVGDWGQSLLFTSKLGPKAYTLVDLGHHLPNANIEQIVALLLMEGKLGGFHFNDSKYGDDDLTVGSVKPYQLFLIFNELIDGMDARGLNHATGLGWMIDASHNVKDPLEDLLQSVEAIMIAYAQALLVDRKKLYAAQQQNDVVTAQEVLQQAFRTDVRPLVAAARIQAGGALNPLAVYRSEKVREHLIRERGMKTFATGL